Within Pseudomonas sp. LBUM920, the genomic segment AAGGACTTCAGCGGTTTACCCAAGGCGCTGATCGCCGTGGCCCAGTTCGACCCGCTGCGCGATGACGGCATGCTGTATGCCGAACGCCTGCGGGCGGCGACTGTGGAGGCTGTGTTGTACCCCGGCAAAGGCCTGGTCCACGGCTGTTTGCGCGCGCGCGGCCACGTGGCGCAGGTGGATCAGCTCTACGACTATCTGCTGGGGTACGTGCGGCGCTGTCTGGGGAGCGAAGGGCTGACACAGGTCTAAGTGCTCAAGGACATGCTCATTGCACAATTCGGGTTTATGATGCCAGACGGCAAAAATAATAGACGTCCCCTCAGGGATGAACCCGACACCCTACGGAGCGCGCAATGCAGACTTGGTACCCGCAGATCAAACCCTACGCCCGGCACGATCTGGCCGTCGATGACACCCACACGCTGTACGTCGATGAAAGTGGCTCCCCCGAAGGCTTGCCCGTCGTCTTTATCCACGGTGGCCCAGGCTCCGGCTGCGACGCCCAGAGCCGCTGCTACTTTGATCCGAACCTGTACCGCATTGTCACCTTCGACCAGCGCGGCTGCGGACGCTCCACGCCTCGCGCCAGCCTGGAAAACAACACCACCTGGGACCTGGTCGCCGACCTTGAGCGCATTCGCGAGCACCTGGGCATCGAAAAGTGGGTGCTGTTTGGCGGCTCCTGGGGCTCGACCCTGTCGCTGGCTTACGCGCAAACCCATCCCGAGCGCGTGCATGGCCTGATCCTGCGCGGAATCTTCCTGGCTCGCGACCAGGACATTCACTGGTTTTACCAGGAAGGCGCGAGCCGCATGTTCCCGGATTACTGGCAGGACTACCTGGCACCGATCCCGGCGGATGAGCGTCACGACTTGGTCGCCGCGTACCACAAACGCCTGACCGGCAACGACCAGATCGCCCAGATGCACGCTGCCAAGGCGTGGTCCGGCTGGGAAGGCCGCATGCTGGGCCTGTGCCCGAGCCCGCAGCATGTCGAGCGGTTTTCCGAGCCGCAGCGCGCGCTGTCGATCGCACGTATCGAGTGCCACTACTTCACCAACAACTCCTTCCTGGAGCCCAACCAGCTGATTCGCGATATGCACAAGATCGCCCACTTGCCTGGCGTAATCATTCACGGGCGCTACGATATGATCTGCCCGCTGGACAATGCCTGGGAGCTGCATCAGGCGTGGCCCAACAGTGAGCTGCAGGTGATCCGCGAGGCCGGGCATGCCGCGTCCGAGCCCGGCATCACCGATGCGTTGGTGCGTGCAACCGGCGAAATGGCACGGCGCCTGCTTGATCTGCCGCCAGAAGAAGCATGAAGGGCCTGTTGCAACGGGTGCGTGGCGCCCGCGTCGAGGTGGCGGGCGAGGTCGTAGGCGCAATTGACCAGGGTTTGCTGGTGCTTGTCGCCGTTGAGCCTTCAGATACCCCAGAGAGCGCCGACAAACTGTTACACAAGCTGCTTAACTACCGGGTATTCAGTGATGACGAGGGCAAGATGAACCTGTCCTTGAAGGACATTGGCGGTGGTTTGCTGCTGGTGTCGCAGTTCACCCTGGCGGCGGATACCAAAAGCGGCCTGCGGCCGAGCTTCTCCACCGCGGCCCCTCCGGCGCTGGGAGCAACGCTTTTTGAGCACTTGCTGTTACAAGCGCAACAATTGCATGGCAAGGTGGCGTCAGGGCGTTTTGGGGCGGATATGCAGGTGCATTTGGTCAATGATGGCCCTGTGACCTTCCTCTTACAGACATGAATGTATTAAAAACGACGTTAATGCCTAAAAACGCAGGGTTTCGCTACAAATACTTCGTTGTCCCTGATGCGTTGTTTCGCGGGCTACTAGATAATCGCGCGCTACGGGGATCAGCGTTGTTTGGTCCATTTTTGACTTAGGTAGAGAC encodes:
- the pip gene encoding prolyl aminopeptidase, which codes for MQTWYPQIKPYARHDLAVDDTHTLYVDESGSPEGLPVVFIHGGPGSGCDAQSRCYFDPNLYRIVTFDQRGCGRSTPRASLENNTTWDLVADLERIREHLGIEKWVLFGGSWGSTLSLAYAQTHPERVHGLILRGIFLARDQDIHWFYQEGASRMFPDYWQDYLAPIPADERHDLVAAYHKRLTGNDQIAQMHAAKAWSGWEGRMLGLCPSPQHVERFSEPQRALSIARIECHYFTNNSFLEPNQLIRDMHKIAHLPGVIIHGRYDMICPLDNAWELHQAWPNSELQVIREAGHAASEPGITDALVRATGEMARRLLDLPPEEA
- the dtd gene encoding D-aminoacyl-tRNA deacylase gives rise to the protein MKGLLQRVRGARVEVAGEVVGAIDQGLLVLVAVEPSDTPESADKLLHKLLNYRVFSDDEGKMNLSLKDIGGGLLLVSQFTLAADTKSGLRPSFSTAAPPALGATLFEHLLLQAQQLHGKVASGRFGADMQVHLVNDGPVTFLLQT